A genomic segment from [Flavobacterium] thermophilum encodes:
- the tpa gene encoding Taurine--pyruvate aminotransferase: MQTEQTHQLWLEKDDRYIWHSMKPYNPQATLIAAEAKGCWVTDAAGRQYLDAMAGLWCVNVGYGREELAEAAYEQLKTLAYFPLTQSHLPAIELGEKLNELLGDEYVIFFSNSGSEANETAFKIARQYHQQRGEHHRYKIISRYRAYHGNSMGALSATGQAQRKYKYEPLAPGFIHVPPPDVYRDPDAADDPRRLRAVKAIDDVMTWELSETIAAVIMEPIITGGGVLIPPDGYMKAVKDVCEKHGALLIVDEVICGFGRTGAAFGFQHYGVKPDIITMAKGITSAYLPLAATAVRKEIYEAFKGTDEYDYFRHVNTFGGHPASCAVALKNIEIMETERLFDRSREAGEWLLDELKTNLAGHPYVGDVRGKGLLVGIELVADKATKEPLDVSLVNQVIHRCKENGLIIGKNGTTVAGYNNVLTLSPPLCITDDELSFVVRVLSGALAAIQ, from the coding sequence ATGCAAACTGAACAAACCCACCAACTGTGGCTCGAAAAAGACGACCGATATATCTGGCATTCGATGAAGCCGTATAACCCACAAGCAACGCTGATTGCCGCCGAAGCGAAAGGCTGCTGGGTGACGGATGCAGCTGGACGCCAGTATTTGGATGCGATGGCCGGGCTCTGGTGCGTCAACGTCGGCTATGGGCGCGAGGAACTCGCCGAAGCGGCGTATGAGCAGCTGAAGACGCTGGCGTATTTCCCGCTCACGCAAAGCCACCTGCCGGCCATCGAGCTCGGGGAAAAGCTCAACGAACTGTTGGGCGATGAGTATGTCATCTTTTTCTCAAACAGCGGATCAGAGGCGAACGAAACGGCGTTTAAAATCGCCCGCCAATACCATCAGCAACGCGGGGAGCATCACCGGTACAAAATCATTTCCCGCTACCGGGCGTACCATGGGAATTCCATGGGGGCGCTCTCAGCGACCGGGCAGGCGCAACGGAAATACAAATACGAACCGCTCGCGCCAGGGTTCATCCATGTGCCGCCGCCGGATGTGTACCGCGACCCGGATGCGGCGGATGACCCGCGCCGGTTGCGGGCGGTCAAGGCCATTGATGATGTCATGACGTGGGAGTTGAGTGAAACGATTGCGGCCGTCATTATGGAGCCGATCATCACCGGGGGCGGTGTGCTCATTCCTCCGGACGGGTATATGAAAGCGGTCAAAGACGTGTGTGAAAAACACGGGGCTTTGCTGATTGTCGATGAAGTCATCTGCGGCTTCGGCCGGACGGGAGCGGCGTTCGGATTTCAACACTACGGCGTCAAGCCGGACATCATCACGATGGCAAAAGGCATTACGAGCGCGTATTTGCCGCTGGCGGCAACGGCGGTGCGAAAAGAGATTTATGAAGCGTTCAAGGGAACGGATGAATACGACTACTTCCGCCATGTCAATACGTTTGGCGGCCACCCGGCTTCGTGCGCGGTGGCGCTGAAAAACATCGAGATTATGGAGACGGAGCGGCTGTTTGACCGCTCGCGCGAGGCTGGGGAATGGCTGCTTGATGAGCTCAAAACGAACCTAGCCGGCCACCCGTATGTCGGCGATGTGCGCGGCAAAGGGCTGCTTGTCGGCATTGAGCTTGTCGCTGACAAAGCGACGAAAGAGCCGCTCGATGTGTCGCTTGTCAATCAAGTGATCCATCGATGCAAAGAAAACGGCCTCATCATCGGCAAAAACGGAACGACAGTCGCCGGATACAACAACGTGCTCACCTTGTCGCCGCCGCTTTGCATCACGGATGATGAACTTTCGTTTGTGGTCCGCGTCTTGAGCGGGGCGCTAGCGGCCATTCAATAA